The Anaerohalosphaeraceae bacterium DNA segment CGTGCTGAATCAGTATGGGTTTAAGAATATGCACCAGTTCCGCAACTGGCGATGGTTCAAGGGGCTCGGCGGCGGGCCGATTGTGGACCTTGGGTCTCATCAGATTGATATTTATAACTGGTTCCTGGGTACAGCTCCCCGCAGTGTGATGGCCAGCGGCGGCATAGATTACTGGAAAAACCATGAATGGTATGACAATGTAATGGCCGTCTATGAATATCAAACGCCGGACGGGCCGGTGCGGGCCTTCTACCAGACGCTCACGACCAACAGCGCCAACGGCTACTTTGAATCGTTTATGGGCCTTAAAGGTACGCTTGTTATTTCCGAATCGGCCAACCGCGGCAGTGTCTATCGGGAAAGCTGGGTGCCGGAAGAAGAATGGGACCCCTGGGTTGCCAAGGGCTATCTGAAAAAGGCCGAAGGCAAACCCGTTGTGGATAATGCTCAAAAAGAAGAGGCGGTTCTGGATGTTCGGGAAGGGACCTTTGCGCCGGCGGAATATAAACTGCCGGTTTCGATGAATGTGCCGTACCATCAGCCGCATATCCGCAATTTTCTGGAGGCCATTCGCGGCAACGAAAAACTCACTTGCCCGGCGGAAGTCGGCTACGAGACGGCCGTGACGGTGCTGAAAGTAAATGAGGCTGTTGAAAAGGGCTGCCGTTTGGAGTTTAAACCCGAGGAGTTTTCTGTATAATCGACCGCCGACTGTATTTATGAACAGCGACAAGCAGATCATTCTTATCGTGCTGGCCGCGGCGGCTGTCGGAACGGCATTCGCCGCAGAACAGGGCGGACGGCTCGGGGACGGCAACGACGCCAACCGAAGCCCTTACGTCCACTGGATT contains these protein-coding regions:
- a CDS encoding Gfo/Idh/MocA family oxidoreductase, whose translation is MKATAAIGAGLFVSGKALGADGKKDVLNVAFIGAGAQGQALLDAAIKLGPEANIRILAICDIWEQVNLRRVSRRVQAYKAAYGHEGRPYVDYKEMLDKETDLDAVFIATPDFWHAEQTVACLERGLHVYCEKEMSNTLEGARRMLEAARRTGKLLQIGHQRRSNPRYRYCYEKYIQEAKLLGQITTVNGQWNRSKASCEDLDWPAGSEIPESVLNQYGFKNMHQFRNWRWFKGLGGGPIVDLGSHQIDIYNWFLGTAPRSVMASGGIDYWKNHEWYDNVMAVYEYQTPDGPVRAFYQTLTTNSANGYFESFMGLKGTLVISESANRGSVYRESWVPEEEWDPWVAKGYLKKAEGKPVVDNAQKEEAVLDVREGTFAPAEYKLPVSMNVPYHQPHIRNFLEAIRGNEKLTCPAEVGYETAVTVLKVNEAVEKGCRLEFKPEEFSV